In Geotalea uraniireducens, the genomic window CCTGGGGGTGGAAATCAATCCGGAAAAGGTGCCACTGATCCAGAAGGAGATCATTCGCGCCTGCAACGAAGCGGGGAAGCCGGTGATTACCGCCACTCAGATGCTCGAATCGATGATCAACCACCCGCGACCGACCCGGGCCGAAACGTCCGACGTGGCCAACGCCATCCTCGACGGCACCGACGCGGTGATGCTGTCGGGCGAAACCGCCTCCGGCCAGTTCCCGCTGGAAGCGGTTAAAACCATGGACAAGGTGGCCCTCGACGTGGAGCGATACGCTCTGGAGGGGGGGGAACACTCCCGCCGTCACAGCGCCAGCATTGCCGAAGCGGTTGCCGAAGCCGCCTGCCACGCCGCCGTCGCCCTCAAGGCTAAGGCAATCGCCGTCCACACCCAGTCGGGCAGCTCCGCCGCCCGCATCTCCCGCTATCGGCCGCCGCTGCCGATCATCGCTTTCACCCAGTCCGTCGACACCATGCGTCGGCTCTCCCTCTACTGGGGGGTCAAGCCGCGACCGATCGGCAGCATGACCGGCACCGACGAGCAGATTTGCGCCGTCGAATCGTCGCTCCTGGCCACCGGCTACCATAAGGGGGATGTCATTGTGATCACCATGGGAGTGCCGGTGGAAGCCCGCGGCTCGACCAATCTGATGAAGGTCCACAAGCTCGGGACCGGCCAGTTTTACGAGATTTTCTGAACGAGGGATCGCCATGAGAAAGGTATTCGACGAAACGAAGATCAATCACCTGCTCATCCGCAACCGGCTGGTCCGTTCCGCCACCTGGGAAGGGATGTGCCGTGACGACGGTCGGCCAACCAGGAAGCTCGTCGAATACTACCGCACCCTCGCCCGGGGAGGAGTGGGACTGCTCATCACCGGTTACGCCTTCATCCGCCGTGACGGCCGGCAGATGCCGGGCCAGTTGGGCGCCCATGCCGCCGACTTTGCCGACGAAATGCACGGGCTGGCCGCAGCAGTCCACGAGGAGGGGGGAAAGATCTGCCTCCAGCTGGTGCATTGCGGCGGCCAGACCGTCGCCCATGCCGCCGGCGCCCAACCGGTGGCGCCGATGGCCGTCCAGGCGGACCAATTCCCCGAACTGCCCCGGGCATTACCGGTCGAGGAAATCGCCGAGCTGGTCGAGCTGTTCGCCGCCGCCGCCCGGCGCGCGAAGGAATGGGGGTTCGATGCGGTCCAACTCCACGCCGCGCATGGCTTTCTGATCAACCAGTTCCTTTCGCCGCTGACCAACCAGCGCCCCGACCGGTACGGCGGCCCGCTCGAAAACCGCAGCCGCTTTCTGCTGGAGATCTGCCAGGCGGTGCGATCCGCCGTCGGTCCGGATTTCCCGCTGCTGATCAAGCTGAATGGTGACGACAACCTGCCGGGCGGTTTTGGACTCGACGACGCCGTGCAGGTTGCCCGGATGCTCGATGACGAAGGAATCGACGCCATCGAGGTTTCCGGCGGCACTCCCGCCTCCGGCGAATTCACCCCGGTACGGCAGGAGATCGAAACCAGGGAACAGGAGGCTTATAATCTCCCCTTCGCCTACCGGATCAAGAACGTGGTTTCCTGCCCGGTAATGGTGGTCGGCGGCATCCGCTCCCTCGATGTCGCCGAAGGGATCATCCGCCGCGAAGAAGCCGACTACATTTCACTCTCCCGCCCCCTGATCCGCGAACCCAACCTCCCCCGGCGCTGGCAGGAAGGGAACGAAGCCCGGGCGCGCTGCATCTCCTGCAACGGCTGCTTCAAGCCGGGACTGAGCGAGCACGGCATCTACTGCGTGGTCGACCGCATCGAGCAGGAAAGCCGGGGAAGAACTCTTTAGCCCCTTTTCCCGCGAAGCTTCCACCGACCGTTCTTTCACATCCGGCAGTGTTATAGCTGCCCCAGAGGAGTTCCGACGACATGGCGAATATCATGCTGCTCATTGTCTGCTTTGCCGCCGGCATCATTCTCCGCCGGACCGGCCGTTTCCCGGAAAGCACCCCCCAGGCCCTCAACGGCTTCATCATCTACATTTCGCTCCCCGCCATCGCCCTGCTCCATATCCACAGGCTCCAGCTCGACCTTTCACTGGCCTACACCGCCAGCATGGCCTGGCTCCTGTTCGGTGCCGGCATGCTCTTTTTCCGGTTCGCCGGCCGGGCCGCCGGGCTGTCGCAGGAAACGATCGGCGCACTGATGCTGGTAGGTGGGCTCGGCAATACCTCCTTCGTCGGGCTGCCGATGATCGAGGCGTTCTACGGCAAGGAGTACCTCGGGATTGGCCTGATTGCCGACCAGCTCGGCTCCTTTCTGGTCCTCTCCACCTTCGGCATCCTTACCGCCACCGTTTACTCGTCGGGCGCCGTCTCTGCCCGCCAGATCATCCGGAAAATCGTTTTGTTCCCCCCGTTCCAGGCAGTGGTCCTGGCCCTGCTCCTCAAACCGGTTCTCTTCCCCGGCTGGCTGGAGATCGTCCTGCAGAAGATCGGCGATACCCTGACGCCGCTGGCACTGGCCTCGGTCGGTTTCCAGTTGCAGCTCAGCCAGCTGCGCGGCGAGCTGAAGCCGCTGTCCCTCGGCCTCCTTTACAAACTGCTGATCGGCCCGGGGCTGATCGCCCTTCTTTTCATCGGCCTGCTTGGCGGCAGCGGCCCCGTCATCCGGGTAACCCTGTTCGAAGCTGCCATGGCACCGATGATCTCCGCCGGCATCATCGCCGTCGACCACCAGCTCAATCCCCCCTTGGTGACGCTACTGCTCGGCATCGGCATCCCGCTCTCCTTCCTCACCCTTACCGGCTGGTGGTGGTTGTTGCAGCACATGTAAGTTTACGACATATTCCGTCCCAAATGGGATTTACGCTGCGGCAACGACAAAACCCTGTCGACTACCCAGCGGAGAAGGCCGATGACCGATCCCGGCAGCCTCGAAGAAAAACTGGCCATTCTGGCCGAAGGCGCCAAATACGATATCTCCTGCGCCTCGAGCGGCAGCAGTCGCCGCAATCGGCACGGGATCGGCAACGCGGCATCGTGCGGTATCTGCCACAGCTGGACCGCCGACGGCCGCTGCGTCTCGCTGCTCAAGATTCTCCTCACCAACGCCTGCATCTACGACTGTGCCTACTGCATCAACCGGCGGAGCAACGATACCCGCCGGGTAATCCTAACTCCGGCGGAAGTGGCCGAACTGACTATCGGCTTTTACCGGCGCAACTTCATCGAGGGGCTGTTTCTCAGCACCGGCGTGGTCCGCAATCCCGACTACACCATGGAGCTCTTGATCGAGGCGATCCGCACGTTGCGCGAAACCTACCGCTTCAACGGCTATATCCATGTCAAGGTCGTGCCGGGGGCCGACCTGCTGCTGGTCGAGCGGGCGGGGCGCTATGCGGACCGGGTGAGCGTCAATATGGAGCTGCCGACCAGGGAAGGATTGGCTCTGCTGGCGCCCGACAAGAGCCGCGAAGCGATCGTCACGCCGATGCGCCGGGTGGGTGCGCTGATCGTCCAGACCAAGGCCGAACGGAAGGTTTCCCGCACTGTCCCGCCGTTCGCCCCGGCCGGCCAGAGCACCCAGTTGATCGTCGGCGCCTCGGGGGAAAACGATCTGCAGATCGTCAGGCTCTCCGCCGGTCTCTACGACCGGCTGGCCATGAAACGGGTCTACTACTCGGCCTTCGTTCCGGTCAACCGCGACAACCGCCTCCCGGCGCCGGTCGATACGCCGCCGCTGCTGCGGGAACACCGTCTCTACCAGGCCGACTGGCTGCTCCGCTATTACGGCTTCGCCCCCGATGAGATCCTCGATGACGACCGCCCCTTCCTCGACCTGACGCTCGACCCGAAAGCCGACTGGGCGCTGCGCCATCTGGAGCTCTTTCCCGTCGAGGTGAACCGCGCCCCTTACGAAATCCTGCTCCGGGTGCCAGGAATCGGGGTTCGGTCGGCGGAACGGATCGTTCGGGCCCGACGCGGCGGGCACCTGGCGCTCGACTCCCTGGCCAAGCTCGGAGTCGTGATGAAACGGGCCCGCTACTTCATCACCGCCCGCGGCCAGTTCGCCGCCGACCTCTCGCCCGATGCCGCCGGTCTGCGCAGCCGGTTGGCCGAGCGGCCGACCCGCGACCGCTGGAATCAGCCGTCGCTGTTCGATGACCACGGCCGCGGCGACTGGCGCTCGACCATCACCGGAGAACTCTGAATGGACTATCTTTACGACGGCACTTTCAGCGGCTTTCTGACCGTCGTTGCCACCGCCCGCCGGGCCGGCACGTCACCGATGGCGATCTGTCGCGTTGCCCCGGACCAGCAGGCACTGTTCTC contains:
- a CDS encoding putative DNA modification/repair radical SAM protein produces the protein MTDPGSLEEKLAILAEGAKYDISCASSGSSRRNRHGIGNAASCGICHSWTADGRCVSLLKILLTNACIYDCAYCINRRSNDTRRVILTPAEVAELTIGFYRRNFIEGLFLSTGVVRNPDYTMELLIEAIRTLRETYRFNGYIHVKVVPGADLLLVERAGRYADRVSVNMELPTREGLALLAPDKSREAIVTPMRRVGALIVQTKAERKVSRTVPPFAPAGQSTQLIVGASGENDLQIVRLSAGLYDRLAMKRVYYSAFVPVNRDNRLPAPVDTPPLLREHRLYQADWLLRYYGFAPDEILDDDRPFLDLTLDPKADWALRHLELFPVEVNRAPYEILLRVPGIGVRSAERIVRARRGGHLALDSLAKLGVVMKRARYFITARGQFAADLSPDAAGLRSRLAERPTRDRWNQPSLFDDHGRGDWRSTITGEL
- a CDS encoding AEC family transporter, producing the protein MANIMLLIVCFAAGIILRRTGRFPESTPQALNGFIIYISLPAIALLHIHRLQLDLSLAYTASMAWLLFGAGMLFFRFAGRAAGLSQETIGALMLVGGLGNTSFVGLPMIEAFYGKEYLGIGLIADQLGSFLVLSTFGILTATVYSSGAVSARQIIRKIVLFPPFQAVVLALLLKPVLFPGWLEIVLQKIGDTLTPLALASVGFQLQLSQLRGELKPLSLGLLYKLLIGPGLIALLFIGLLGGSGPVIRVTLFEAAMAPMISAGIIAVDHQLNPPLVTLLLGIGIPLSFLTLTGWWWLLQHM
- a CDS encoding NADH:flavin oxidoreductase; this encodes MRKVFDETKINHLLIRNRLVRSATWEGMCRDDGRPTRKLVEYYRTLARGGVGLLITGYAFIRRDGRQMPGQLGAHAADFADEMHGLAAAVHEEGGKICLQLVHCGGQTVAHAAGAQPVAPMAVQADQFPELPRALPVEEIAELVELFAAAARRAKEWGFDAVQLHAAHGFLINQFLSPLTNQRPDRYGGPLENRSRFLLEICQAVRSAVGPDFPLLIKLNGDDNLPGGFGLDDAVQVARMLDDEGIDAIEVSGGTPASGEFTPVRQEIETREQEAYNLPFAYRIKNVVSCPVMVVGGIRSLDVAEGIIRREEADYISLSRPLIREPNLPRRWQEGNEARARCISCNGCFKPGLSEHGIYCVVDRIEQESRGRTL